The Verrucomicrobiia bacterium genome includes a window with the following:
- a CDS encoding CmpA/NrtA family ABC transporter substrate-binding protein, with the protein MAIKTHRIGKKIRTAKPSPQKLRLGFVPLTDCAPLIMAHELGLFQKYGLNVELSRELGWATVRDKIIHGELEAAHAVGGMPFAATLGLGSIACECLTALVLNLHGNAITLSNDLWKKGVRDGNSLREEITRSRDKTFVFGAVYPFSSHNLLLREWLSNAGIQPGRDARIVIVPPPQMVANLKAGNLDGFCVGEPWNSVAVQSRVGWCVDTSAELAPGHPEKVLMVRRDFAEKNDAQHIALVAALLEACEFCDAPQNREQIVATLAQPGYVNVPETALRNAFSAQFDFGHGQVRHVPNFDVFHRHNANEPSADKAAWILQRLRASGLCANSLETNQALINRIFRTDIFDRAVQLRGSLEAKNKFETRLTDATAPGSRAGKYFPRALCAGKSEPEKN; encoded by the coding sequence ATGGCAATAAAGACTCATCGCATCGGCAAAAAAATTCGCACCGCCAAGCCGTCGCCGCAAAAGTTGCGCCTTGGTTTCGTTCCGCTCACCGACTGCGCGCCGCTCATCATGGCTCATGAACTGGGACTCTTTCAAAAATATGGCTTGAACGTGGAGTTGAGCCGTGAACTCGGCTGGGCCACTGTCCGCGACAAAATCATTCATGGCGAGTTGGAAGCCGCGCACGCCGTCGGCGGCATGCCCTTCGCCGCCACTCTTGGACTCGGTTCCATCGCGTGCGAATGCCTCACCGCGCTCGTCCTGAATCTTCACGGCAATGCCATCACTCTTTCCAACGACTTATGGAAAAAAGGCGTGCGCGATGGAAATTCGCTGCGGGAAGAAATCACTCGCTCGCGCGACAAAACTTTTGTCTTCGGCGCGGTCTATCCTTTCTCGTCGCACAATTTATTATTGCGCGAATGGTTATCGAATGCGGGCATCCAGCCCGGCCGCGATGCCCGCATCGTCATCGTCCCGCCGCCGCAAATGGTGGCCAATCTCAAGGCCGGTAATCTCGATGGCTTCTGCGTCGGCGAGCCGTGGAACTCCGTCGCGGTGCAATCGCGGGTTGGCTGGTGTGTTGACACCAGCGCCGAACTCGCGCCCGGACATCCGGAAAAAGTCCTGATGGTTCGCCGTGATTTCGCGGAAAAAAATGACGCGCAACATATCGCCCTGGTGGCCGCGCTTTTGGAAGCGTGCGAATTTTGCGATGCTCCGCAAAACCGCGAACAAATCGTCGCCACGCTCGCGCAACCCGGTTACGTAAATGTTCCCGAAACGGCGTTGCGAAATGCCTTCAGCGCGCAATTTGATTTTGGCCACGGGCAAGTCCGGCACGTCCCGAACTTCGATGTGTTTCATCGCCACAACGCAAACGAACCTTCCGCCGACAAGGCCGCGTGGATTCTTCAGCGCTTGCGCGCCAGCGGCCTTTGCGCGAACTCGCTCGAGACCAATCAGGCCCTGATCAACCGGATTTTTCGCACCGATATTTTCGACCGCGCCGTCCAACTGCGTGGTTCACTCGAAGCCAAAAACAAATTTGAAACGCGTCTTACCGATGCCACCGCTCCCGGCTCACGCGCCGGAAAATATTTTCCCCGCGCATTGTGCGCCGGGAAATCCGAACCCGAAAAAAACTGA
- a CDS encoding FAD-dependent oxidoreductase yields MAKPVIWTVDDDPDVLRAVERDLRRQYGDRYKIISADSGASALEAVKLLKLRNEPVALFLVDQRMPKISGVEFLEKAIEIYPDAKRALLTAYADTDAAIRAINSVRVDHYLMKPWDPPEERLFGVVDDMLDDWQATYRPVFEGVRVIGHRWSPHSNEIRDFLGRNFVPHQWLNVETEDAAKQLLETTGADAASLPIVVMQDGSILKNPPIAEIARKLGLKTKAEFPFYDLVVVGAGPAGLAASVYGAADGLHTLLVEREAPGGQAGRSSRIENYLGFPVGLSGNDLARRAVAQARRFGAEILAPQSVRKVRIEGPARVLTLEDGTEVGCRALLIATGIAFRKLEVPGLEKFSGAGVYYYAPMSEAFSYCGGDIYIVGGANSAGQAAMYFSKFARQVTMIVRRGTLSETMSQYLENQIVATKNISVKYNTVVVCVEGSDRCETLTLRNTKTQEQETVTANALLIYAGAIPQTDWLAGVLERDAQGYLISGQHLIREGRRPNGWTADRDPFYLETSVPGIFVAGDVRHRSAKGVTSGVGEGAMAVKLVHEYLGLQA; encoded by the coding sequence ATGGCTAAGCCAGTGATTTGGACGGTAGATGATGACCCGGATGTTTTGCGCGCGGTTGAGCGCGATTTGCGGCGCCAATACGGCGATCGCTACAAAATTATTTCCGCGGATTCGGGAGCGTCGGCGCTCGAGGCGGTGAAATTGCTGAAGCTGCGGAATGAACCGGTGGCGCTTTTTCTCGTGGACCAGCGCATGCCCAAAATATCGGGTGTGGAATTTTTGGAGAAGGCGATTGAGATTTATCCCGACGCCAAGCGCGCGTTGCTGACGGCGTATGCGGACACAGACGCCGCGATTCGCGCCATCAACAGTGTGCGGGTGGACCATTATTTGATGAAGCCGTGGGATCCGCCCGAGGAGCGGCTTTTTGGCGTAGTGGACGATATGCTGGATGATTGGCAGGCGACGTACCGGCCGGTGTTTGAAGGCGTGCGCGTCATCGGCCATCGCTGGTCGCCGCATTCAAATGAGATACGGGATTTTCTCGGGCGCAATTTCGTGCCGCATCAATGGCTGAATGTCGAAACCGAAGACGCCGCGAAGCAACTGCTCGAGACGACCGGCGCGGATGCCGCGTCGCTGCCGATTGTCGTGATGCAGGATGGTTCGATTTTGAAAAATCCGCCGATTGCGGAAATCGCGCGCAAGCTTGGTTTGAAGACCAAGGCGGAATTTCCTTTTTACGATTTAGTGGTGGTGGGCGCGGGGCCGGCGGGTTTGGCGGCGTCGGTCTATGGCGCGGCGGATGGACTTCACACGTTGCTGGTTGAACGCGAAGCCCCCGGTGGACAAGCCGGCCGCAGTTCACGCATCGAAAATTATTTAGGCTTCCCGGTAGGCTTGAGCGGAAATGATTTGGCGCGCCGGGCGGTTGCGCAAGCCCGGCGATTCGGCGCGGAGATTCTTGCGCCGCAATCCGTCCGCAAGGTGCGGATCGAAGGGCCGGCGCGGGTGCTGACGCTGGAGGATGGAACCGAAGTGGGTTGCCGGGCGTTGCTGATCGCAACGGGCATCGCGTTTCGCAAACTGGAAGTGCCGGGGCTGGAAAAATTTTCGGGCGCGGGTGTGTACTATTATGCGCCGATGTCCGAGGCATTTTCCTATTGTGGCGGGGATATATATATTGTGGGCGGCGCCAATTCCGCCGGGCAGGCAGCGATGTATTTTTCGAAGTTCGCCCGCCAGGTGACAATGATCGTGCGACGCGGCACACTTTCGGAAACGATGTCGCAGTATTTGGAAAACCAAATCGTGGCGACGAAAAATATCTCGGTGAAATACAATACAGTCGTTGTGTGCGTGGAAGGGAGCGATCGTTGCGAGACGCTCACGCTGCGAAACACCAAGACGCAGGAGCAGGAGACAGTCACCGCGAACGCGCTTCTGATTTATGCGGGTGCGATTCCGCAAACGGACTGGCTCGCGGGCGTCCTTGAGCGGGACGCGCAGGGTTATTTGATTTCCGGCCAGCATTTGATACGCGAGGGGCGGCGACCGAACGGCTGGACGGCGGATCGCGATCCGTTTTATTTGGAGACGAGCGTGCCGGGAATTTTTGTCGCTGGCGACGTGCGGCATCGCTCGGCCAAGGGCGTGACTTCGGGCGTCGGTGAGGGCGCGATGGCGGTCAAGTTGGTCCACGAATATCTCGGCCTTCAGGCATAA
- a CDS encoding DUF4159 domain-containing protein, which produces MRTRTLLIALVICFMTCAARPESKDELQATFFMGRLKYSDNDGNDCSGVGEDLMKLVSSATTLKVQEERMVTLKGPELFETPFVFMNGHNSFVFTPAEVENLKKYLSHGGFIMASGCCTNPEFPEAWRREFSRIFAGEKVKPIPYDHLIYHSFHKLERIHSLNENRDIQLEGLFYHGNLVAVMCEDGLCCAFSADNSCNRGKGISPEDGKKLALNIAIYALTH; this is translated from the coding sequence ATGAGAACCCGCACCCTCTTGATAGCCCTCGTGATTTGCTTTATGACGTGCGCCGCGCGTCCCGAGAGCAAGGACGAATTGCAGGCGACGTTTTTCATGGGCCGCCTGAAATACAGTGACAACGACGGCAACGATTGTTCTGGTGTCGGCGAGGATTTAATGAAGCTCGTCTCAAGCGCTACCACGCTGAAAGTCCAGGAAGAGCGCATGGTCACGCTCAAGGGGCCGGAACTGTTCGAGACGCCGTTCGTCTTCATGAACGGCCACAATAGTTTCGTCTTCACTCCGGCGGAAGTTGAGAACCTCAAAAAATATCTTAGCCACGGTGGATTCATCATGGCCTCGGGCTGCTGCACAAACCCGGAATTTCCCGAGGCGTGGCGCCGCGAATTCAGCCGTATTTTTGCCGGCGAAAAGGTGAAGCCGATCCCATACGATCATTTGATTTATCATTCGTTTCACAAACTTGAACGCATTCACAGCCTGAATGAAAATCGCGACATCCAGCTCGAAGGCCTGTTTTACCACGGCAACCTCGTCGCGGTAATGTGCGAGGACGGACTCTGCTGCGCGTTCAGCGCGGACAATAGCTGCAACCGCGGCAAAGGCATCAGCCCCGAAGACGGCAAAAAATTGGCCCTCAACATCGCCATCTACGCCCTGACGCATTAA
- a CDS encoding formate/nitrite transporter family protein — MDYIKPIDVVKNMLAVGDHKAGLPIKDLLLRGILSGALLGVSTSFAITATVQTGVPLVGALVFPVGFVMIVLLGLELVTGSFSVVMLSGVAGHRQWIQVLTNLFWVFMGNLIGSVAFGVLLYIVLTSAGTEAPSGIAAKIVAAAEAKTTAYAAHGSAGMITAIVKAMLCNWLVCLGVVMAMTSHSTLGKIAAAWMPILVFFAQGFEHSVVNMFLIPTGMMLGAKVSLSDWWIWNQIPVTLGNLIGGFLFTGMLLYWTYRPAKPSAVNVATASDPAPEQLVQA; from the coding sequence ATGGACTACATCAAACCCATTGACGTTGTAAAAAACATGCTGGCCGTAGGCGATCACAAGGCCGGCCTGCCGATCAAGGATTTGCTCTTGCGCGGCATCCTCTCCGGCGCACTGCTCGGCGTATCCACCAGCTTCGCGATCACTGCTACAGTCCAGACGGGTGTGCCGCTGGTTGGCGCGCTGGTGTTCCCGGTCGGGTTCGTAATGATTGTTTTGCTGGGCCTGGAATTGGTTACCGGCAGTTTCTCGGTGGTGATGCTGTCCGGCGTGGCCGGTCATCGCCAATGGATCCAGGTGCTCACCAATCTATTCTGGGTTTTCATGGGCAACCTGATCGGCAGCGTGGCTTTTGGGGTATTGCTCTATATCGTGCTCACCAGCGCGGGCACTGAAGCGCCCTCAGGCATCGCCGCAAAAATCGTCGCCGCCGCCGAGGCCAAGACGACCGCCTACGCCGCTCACGGCAGCGCAGGCATGATCACCGCGATCGTAAAAGCGATGCTCTGCAACTGGCTGGTTTGCCTCGGCGTGGTGATGGCCATGACCTCGCATTCCACGCTCGGAAAAATCGCCGCCGCCTGGATGCCCATTCTCGTGTTCTTCGCGCAGGGCTTCGAGCATTCCGTGGTGAATATGTTCCTCATTCCCACCGGCATGATGCTGGGCGCAAAAGTTTCGCTCTCCGACTGGTGGATCTGGAACCAGATCCCCGTGACGCTCGGCAATCTCATCGGCGGCTTTCTATTCACGGGCATGCTCCTCTACTGGACCTATCGCCCGGCCAAACCCTCCGCAGTCAATGTCGCAACCGCATCCGATCCCGCGCCTGAACAATTAGTGCAGGCGTAA
- a CDS encoding BatA and WFA domain-containing protein, whose protein sequence is MNFSFLNPLFWLGALALAAPVWLHLRRKATTTQLKFSALRFLDDQPVARRDPFRLRDWLLFLLRALALLAVVAAFAWPYRHTATGMLIRESRVYILDNTLSHQANDAFAHDRDAMLKEIARAGRDVQIAVIELTSSPRVLVSFGDDRATINDKLKDLAPSFQRGSYLAAFHQANNLLANSFGAHKRIVLYGDNQANQWSENMQSPPFLQNVEVELPKTSATNAANLSLSEPHLQRIFLGDKSLVDLTLQLAHTGEAKSADVTLRVNGQLIFDRNLQFEKDPAPIVLHAEWEADPKLWLRGEASLTGAPDALAADNKLFFSLAPLTEGRVALLAQSPYLRSALSPDVMRGQWAMRILEPSLLGDEIKANNDDDVLCLESNYLQSSDARKLLHRYLENGRGVLLFINRVSPAINGYLRELGFEPEPTPDTPAVPEHIKYVMGNHPIFHPFVSSDYGNLTEVKVSKFVHLKAPTALPLILSDGGTGLFFQETKSKGKLFVAAFGMDRDQTSWPVHQTFIPFLDLTLQAARAEDPTPLNFEPGEVGLIQLPPDSKAHEVVLHDDHHELARATITEGHAQLAMPLSPGLYTMTCDASNEPQKIFSVNPSPKESDLTYVKSPEAITNWQLAAASPSKNSAATKSFIPPSIASIWRQQFWWWLVVAGLLALLVETGLAALRRENR, encoded by the coding sequence ATGAATTTTTCCTTTCTCAATCCATTGTTCTGGCTCGGTGCGCTCGCGCTGGCCGCGCCCGTGTGGCTGCATCTGCGCCGCAAAGCCACGACCACCCAGCTCAAGTTTTCCGCGCTGCGTTTTTTGGATGACCAGCCCGTCGCGCGCCGCGATCCGTTTCGTTTGCGCGACTGGCTTTTGTTTCTCTTGCGCGCGCTCGCGTTGCTGGCGGTCGTCGCCGCGTTTGCGTGGCCGTATCGCCACACGGCAACCGGGATGTTGATTCGCGAAAGCCGCGTTTATATTTTGGACAACACGCTCAGTCATCAGGCCAACGACGCCTTCGCCCACGACCGCGACGCCATGCTCAAGGAAATTGCCCGCGCGGGACGCGATGTTCAAATCGCCGTCATCGAACTCACTTCGAGCCCGCGCGTGCTCGTTTCTTTCGGCGACGACCGCGCGACCATCAACGACAAGCTCAAAGACCTTGCGCCTTCGTTCCAGCGCGGCTCGTATCTCGCGGCATTTCATCAGGCGAACAATCTGCTCGCGAATTCTTTCGGCGCGCACAAACGCATCGTCCTTTACGGCGACAACCAAGCCAATCAATGGTCAGAAAATATGCAATCGCCGCCGTTCCTGCAAAATGTGGAAGTGGAATTGCCAAAAACGTCTGCCACCAACGCCGCCAATCTTTCGCTTTCCGAACCGCACCTTCAACGCATTTTCCTCGGTGACAAATCGCTCGTTGACCTCACCCTGCAACTCGCCCATACCGGCGAAGCCAAAAGTGCTGACGTCACTTTGCGCGTGAACGGCCAGTTGATTTTCGACCGCAACCTCCAATTTGAAAAAGATCCCGCGCCGATCGTGCTTCACGCCGAATGGGAGGCCGATCCAAAATTGTGGCTGCGCGGCGAAGCCAGTCTCACCGGCGCGCCCGATGCCCTCGCCGCCGACAACAAACTTTTCTTCAGCCTCGCGCCGCTGACGGAAGGTCGCGTCGCTTTGCTCGCGCAGTCGCCGTATTTGCGCTCGGCGCTTTCGCCCGATGTCATGCGTGGCCAGTGGGCCATGCGCATCCTCGAACCCTCGCTGCTCGGCGACGAGATCAAAGCCAATAACGACGACGACGTGCTCTGCCTGGAAAGCAATTACCTGCAATCCTCCGACGCGCGCAAACTGCTCCATCGTTATCTCGAAAATGGCCGTGGCGTTTTGCTATTCATCAACCGTGTCTCGCCCGCCATCAACGGTTACCTGCGCGAACTCGGCTTCGAGCCCGAGCCCACGCCGGACACGCCCGCTGTGCCCGAGCACATCAAATATGTGATGGGCAATCATCCTATCTTTCACCCGTTCGTTTCTTCCGATTATGGCAACCTGACCGAAGTGAAAGTGTCAAAGTTCGTCCATCTCAAGGCGCCGACCGCGCTGCCTTTAATTCTGTCCGACGGCGGCACGGGTTTGTTTTTCCAGGAAACGAAATCGAAGGGAAAACTTTTTGTCGCCGCGTTTGGAATGGACCGCGACCAAACCTCGTGGCCCGTGCATCAAACTTTTATTCCGTTCCTCGACCTTACCTTGCAAGCGGCCCGCGCCGAAGATCCGACCCCTCTCAACTTCGAGCCCGGCGAAGTCGGCCTGATTCAATTACCGCCCGATTCCAAAGCTCACGAAGTCGTCCTTCATGACGACCACCACGAACTCGCCCGCGCCACCATCACCGAGGGCCACGCGCAACTCGCCATGCCCCTGTCGCCCGGTCTTTACACGATGACTTGCGATGCCTCGAACGAGCCGCAAAAGATTTTCAGCGTCAATCCCAGTCCGAAAGAATCCGACCTCACTTACGTCAAATCGCCGGAAGCGATCACGAACTGGCAACTCGCCGCTGCGTCTCCGTCAAAAAATTCCGCGGCCACAAAATCTTTCATACCCCCCAGCATCGCCAGCATTTGGCGACAACAATTCTGGTGGTGGCTGGTCGTCGCGGGTCTGCTGGCATTGCTGGTTGAAACCGGCCTTGCGGCTTTGCGAAGGGAAAACCGATGA
- a CDS encoding ATP-binding protein → MDKATLQQVRATPLFSQLSDEQITCIEPGEIVELPAGTVLVNEGEKLLEFLMVLEGEIRLTRVYDRQTVLMGTIKAGRYTGETTLLLGIPWLALARISKPAKIFRLSEDNFWRMLSTCHEVAREIFRTAANKMRNMEGYSQQREKLASLGTMAAGLAHELNNPASAARRAASHLQTVTDRVQMLLCELSEVLHHDHWQHLLQGSLHAEERLATAPKLDHLERSDRAESLASWLETRGVANAWDVAPTFVSADVNAAWLEELTNKLPKEGQALALNWVEARLNLRLLLTQVEQSTSRIGELVKAVKSYSYMDQSPMQDIDVHEGLESTLTMLGHKLKNATVERSFDRTLPHIMAYGSELNQVWTNLIDNAIHAVDGKGKICIGTCREDNQILVEIVDNGPGIPESVQAHMFEPFFTTKPVGTGTGLGLIISNRIVADRHGGEIEFESKPGETRFKVRLPILGKPAPEESQAA, encoded by the coding sequence ATGGATAAAGCCACGCTCCAACAAGTTCGCGCCACGCCGCTGTTTTCCCAATTATCGGACGAGCAGATCACGTGCATTGAGCCGGGCGAAATTGTCGAATTGCCCGCGGGCACGGTGTTGGTGAACGAAGGCGAAAAGTTGCTGGAGTTTCTGATGGTGTTGGAAGGCGAAATCCGGCTTACGCGCGTCTATGATCGTCAAACGGTTCTGATGGGCACGATCAAGGCGGGAAGATATACCGGTGAGACGACGTTGCTGCTGGGAATTCCCTGGCTGGCGTTGGCAAGAATTTCCAAACCGGCGAAAATTTTTCGACTTAGCGAAGATAATTTCTGGCGGATGCTAAGCACCTGCCACGAGGTTGCGCGCGAGATTTTTCGCACTGCGGCGAACAAGATGCGCAACATGGAAGGCTACTCGCAACAACGCGAGAAGCTGGCATCGCTCGGCACGATGGCCGCGGGACTGGCGCATGAGTTGAACAACCCGGCGTCGGCGGCGCGGCGGGCGGCATCGCATTTGCAAACCGTGACCGACCGCGTGCAAATGTTGTTGTGCGAACTTTCGGAAGTGTTGCATCACGACCATTGGCAGCACCTGTTACAAGGTTCATTGCACGCCGAGGAACGGCTGGCAACCGCGCCCAAGCTCGATCATCTCGAACGCAGCGACCGCGCGGAAAGCCTGGCGTCGTGGCTGGAAACGCGCGGAGTGGCCAACGCGTGGGATGTCGCGCCGACTTTCGTAAGCGCGGATGTGAATGCCGCGTGGCTCGAAGAATTGACGAATAAATTGCCGAAGGAAGGCCAGGCGCTGGCATTGAATTGGGTGGAGGCGCGATTGAATCTGCGTTTGCTGCTCACGCAAGTCGAGCAGAGCACGTCGCGCATCGGCGAACTGGTGAAGGCCGTGAAATCGTATTCCTACATGGATCAATCGCCGATGCAGGACATAGATGTTCACGAGGGGCTGGAGAGCACGTTGACAATGCTCGGCCACAAATTAAAAAACGCGACTGTCGAGCGCTCCTTCGACCGCACGCTTCCGCATATCATGGCTTACGGCAGCGAACTCAATCAGGTATGGACGAACCTCATTGATAACGCGATTCACGCGGTGGATGGCAAAGGAAAAATTTGCATCGGCACCTGCCGCGAAGACAATCAGATTTTGGTGGAGATCGTGGACAATGGCCCCGGCATTCCGGAGTCCGTGCAGGCACACATGTTCGAGCCATTTTTCACAACCAAGCCCGTCGGCACCGGCACCGGTTTGGGTTTGATCATCAGCAACCGCATCGTTGCCGACCGTCACGGCGGGGAAATAGAATTTGAATCCAAGCCGGGTGAAACGCGTTTCAAGGTGCGTTTGCCGATTTTGGGTAAACCCGCGCCTGAGGAATCACAAGCGGCTTGA
- a CDS encoding CmpA/NrtA family ABC transporter substrate-binding protein gives MNPALKSSPRKTNRRQFLQTTAKAAIAGAAMASAVPWTSRAATKLEKISLKFGFIKLTDCAPLIIAKENGYFDDEGLYVSLEAQANWKILLDRVITGELDGAHMLAGQPIAATIGIGTKADIITPFSMDLNGNGITVSNDIWKQMQEADPRLNVPRPPHPISASALAPIVKKNKDAGTPLKFGMVFPVSTHNYYLRYWLAAAGIHPGYYTATDTTGTTDADVLLSVTPPPQMPATLAQGTIQGYCVGEPWNQQAVFKGIGVPVITDYEIWKNNPEKVFGVTKPWSEQNPHTLIAVVKALIRAGQWLDASPANRIKACQILSQPQYVGADEKVIRNSMTGTFEYEKGDQRDLPDFNVFFRYHATYPFYSDCVWFLTQMRRWGQIGEAKPDDWFAATAKKVYRPEIYRQAANELIAAGKMQSGDLPDTDGFKPADPDFIDGISFDAHKPNDYLRQLKVGQKD, from the coding sequence ATGAATCCAGCTTTAAAATCAAGTCCGCGCAAAACCAATCGCCGTCAATTTCTCCAGACCACGGCGAAGGCCGCGATAGCAGGCGCAGCGATGGCCTCGGCTGTCCCCTGGACCAGCCGCGCCGCAACCAAACTGGAAAAAATCTCACTTAAATTCGGTTTCATCAAACTTACCGATTGCGCGCCGCTCATCATCGCGAAGGAGAACGGTTACTTCGATGACGAGGGCCTTTATGTTTCGCTCGAAGCCCAGGCGAACTGGAAAATTTTGCTCGACCGCGTCATCACCGGCGAACTCGACGGCGCGCACATGCTCGCGGGTCAGCCCATCGCGGCGACCATCGGCATCGGCACAAAGGCCGACATCATCACGCCTTTCAGCATGGATTTGAATGGCAATGGCATCACAGTCTCTAACGACATCTGGAAACAGATGCAGGAAGCCGACCCCAGGCTCAACGTCCCGCGCCCGCCGCATCCCATCTCGGCCTCCGCGCTCGCGCCCATCGTGAAAAAAAACAAGGACGCCGGCACGCCACTGAAGTTCGGCATGGTGTTCCCGGTATCTACGCACAATTATTATTTGCGCTACTGGCTCGCCGCCGCGGGCATCCATCCCGGTTATTACACCGCGACTGATACCACCGGAACCACCGATGCCGACGTGCTCCTCTCCGTCACGCCGCCGCCGCAAATGCCCGCCACACTCGCGCAGGGCACGATCCAAGGATATTGCGTTGGCGAACCTTGGAACCAGCAGGCCGTGTTCAAAGGCATCGGCGTGCCGGTCATCACCGATTACGAAATCTGGAAAAATAATCCGGAAAAAGTTTTTGGCGTCACCAAACCGTGGTCCGAACAAAATCCCCACACACTGATTGCCGTCGTCAAGGCGCTCATCCGCGCGGGCCAATGGCTCGACGCCAGCCCCGCCAATCGAATCAAGGCCTGCCAGATTCTTTCCCAACCGCAATACGTCGGCGCGGATGAAAAGGTCATCCGCAACAGCATGACCGGCACTTTTGAATATGAAAAAGGCGATCAGCGCGACTTGCCGGACTTTAATGTATTTTTCCGTTATCACGCGACTTATCCGTTCTATAGCGATTGCGTTTGGTTTCTAACGCAGATGCGCCGATGGGGGCAGATCGGCGAAGCGAAGCCGGACGATTGGTTCGCCGCCACCGCCAAAAAAGTCTACCGCCCGGAAATTTACCGCCAGGCCGCGAATGAATTGATCGCCGCGGGCAAAATGCAATCCGGCGACCTGCCCGATACCGATGGCTTCAAACCCGCCGACCCTGATTTCATTGATGGCATTTCCTTCGACGCCCATAAACCCAACGACTACCTGCGCCAGCTCAAAGTCGGGCAAAAAGATTAA
- a CDS encoding LysR family transcriptional regulator: protein MSKPLDGRQIRAFCTLARTGSFTQAARELHVTQSGISHSMKALEHDIGCRLLDRLGKKVVLTQAGEQLLHHSKKILQEMDTARETLGRLGKWGRGRLRLGASTTACQHIIPPVLREFKESFPEHAIAIQPGDTPELTSALLNQQVDLALSLVMNEPQLEFHPLFNDELHFIVAPLHPWAKARRVERSEIPRQNYILYKKRSVTFALIEDYFRQEQMVLNTIIELGSMEATKELVKLGIGVSILAPWIARKEIEEGSLVALPLGRRKLQRRWGIMHWRGKRLNLAEETFIGLCESASVSLRKLMSDS, encoded by the coding sequence ATGAGCAAGCCCCTTGATGGTCGGCAGATTCGAGCGTTCTGCACGCTGGCGAGAACGGGTAGTTTCACGCAAGCCGCGCGCGAGTTGCACGTCACGCAATCGGGGATCAGCCACTCGATGAAGGCGCTGGAGCACGATATTGGCTGTCGTCTTTTAGACAGGCTGGGCAAAAAAGTCGTGCTGACGCAGGCGGGCGAACAGTTGTTGCATCACTCAAAAAAAATATTGCAGGAGATGGATACGGCGCGCGAAACGCTGGGGCGTCTCGGCAAGTGGGGCAGGGGCAGGCTGCGGCTGGGCGCGAGCACGACCGCGTGCCAGCATATCATTCCACCGGTGCTGCGCGAATTTAAGGAGAGCTTTCCCGAGCATGCCATCGCGATCCAGCCGGGCGATACGCCGGAGTTGACGTCAGCGTTGTTAAATCAGCAAGTGGATCTGGCACTCTCGCTGGTGATGAATGAGCCGCAGCTTGAATTTCATCCGTTGTTCAATGACGAATTGCATTTCATCGTCGCGCCGCTGCATCCGTGGGCGAAGGCGCGGCGGGTGGAGCGTTCGGAAATTCCCCGGCAGAATTATATCCTCTACAAAAAGCGCAGCGTGACATTCGCGTTGATCGAAGATTATTTTCGGCAGGAGCAAATGGTCCTGAACACGATCATCGAACTTGGCAGCATGGAAGCGACGAAGGAATTGGTGAAGCTTGGAATCGGCGTGAGCATTCTGGCGCCGTGGATTGCGCGCAAGGAAATCGAAGAGGGTTCGCTGGTGGCCTTGCCGTTGGGCCGGCGTAAGTTGCAACGGCGCTGGGGCATCATGCATTGGCGCGGCAAACGGCTCAACCTGGCGGAGGAAACTTTTATCGGGTTGTGTGAATCGGCGTCGGTTTCATTGCGGAAGCTGATGAGCGATTCGTGA